In Melospiza melodia melodia isolate bMelMel2 unplaced genomic scaffold, bMelMel2.pri scaffold_47, whole genome shotgun sequence, one genomic interval encodes:
- the LOC134434758 gene encoding olfactory receptor 14A16-like, which translates to MFFFLLNLALADLGSICTTVPKAMHNSLWDTSTISYIGCAAQLFFLMFFIGAEFYLLTIMCYDRYVSICKPLHYGTLLGSKACAHMAAAAWASAFLYALMHTANTFFLPLCHGNVLGQFFCEIPHILKLSCSKSQLREVGLVAVSACLVFGCFVFIVFSYVQIFRAVLRIPSEQGRHKAFSTCLPHLAVVTLFISTGFFAYLKPPSISSPSLDLAVTVLYSVVPPVLNPLIY; encoded by the coding sequence atgttcttcttcctgctcaacctggccctcgctgacctgggctccatctgcaccactgtccccaaagccatgcacaattccctctgggacaccagcaccatctcctacattggatgtgctgctcagctctttttcttaatgttcttcattggagcagagttttatctcctgaccatcatgtgctacgaccgctacgtgtccatctgcaaacccctgcactacgggaccctcctgggcagcaaagcttgtgcccacatggcagcagctgcctgggccagtgcctttctctatgctctcatgcacacagccaatacatttttcctgcccctgtgccatggcaatgtcctgggccagttcttctgtgaaatcccacatatcctcaagctgtcctgctccaaatcccaactcagggaagtgggacttgttgctgtcagtgcctgtctggtatttggctgttttgtgttcattgttttctcctatgtgcagatcttcagggctgtgctgaggatcccctctgagcagggacggcacaaagctttttccacatgcctccctcacctggctgtggtcaccctgttcatcagcactgggttttttgcctacctgaagcccccctccatctcctccccatccctggatctggcagtgacagttctgtactcggtggtgcctccagtcctgaaccccctcatctac